AACAACCCGCTCACCTGGATGACCACCCGCACGCCCGACAACATCGTGGTCAACCTCCCGCAGGTCGACGACGCCGACCTCCGCGACTGGACGGAGCGGCCATGACCACGACCGCGACCCAGGAGACGAGCGCGATCTTCACCGACGCCGTCACCCTCGAGGTGTGCGAGCCGGAGCTCTTCGACCTCGCCTTCGCCGCGACCACCCAGCCCTGCCCGTGGCCGAAGGCGTACGGCGGCGACATGGTCGCCCAGGCTCTCGTCGCCGCCTCCCGGTCGGTGACCGACGGCAAGTCGATGCACTCGATGCACTCCTACTTCATGCGGCCGGTCGACATCGGGGCCGAGGTGCGCTACGAGGTCGAGGTGCTCCGCGACGGTCGCGGCTACAGCACCCGGCAGGTGCGCGGCTTCCAGAACGGCAAGCCCGTCTACGTGTGCCTGGCGAGCTTCGCCGCCGGCGCGCCCGGCGGCAGCTTCCAGGCGACGATGCCGCCCGACATCCCCGGACCCGAGACCCTGCCGACGTCGGCGGACTACCTCGCCGACCGCTCCGGCGGCACCATGACCGAGACCTCGAAGGCCTACTGGTCCGGTGGCCGCAGCTTCGACATGCGACACCTCCCCGGGCCCGTCTACCTGAGCGTCGAGGGCGAGCGAGCTCCCCACCAGGCCCTCTGGGTGAAGCCGTACGACCCGCTCCGGCCCGTCGCAGGACTCACCGACGAGCAGCGCGACACCGCGGCCCTCGCGTACGTCTGCGACTACACGATCCTCGAGCCGGCACTCCGGGTGCTCGGGCTGGCCTGGGCCGACGAAGGCCTGGTCACCGCGAGCCTCGATCACGCGATGTGGTTCCACCGGCCGGTCACGATGGGCGACTGGCTGCTCTACGCCCAGGACGCGGTCTCGGTCGAGCACGGCCGCGGCACGGCCGTCGGTCGCTTCTTCACCACCGACGGCGTGCTCGTCGCGACCGTCGTGCAAGAGGGCATGATCCGCGAAGGAGCCTCGGCATGATCACCTCGGGTGCGACCGGCTACACCGACACCTTCGCCCGCGACCACCTGCCACCGGCCGACCAGTGGCCGACGCTGGAGTTCACGACCCCGCTGCTGGACTATCCCGACCGGCTCAACGCGGCCACCGAGCTCATCGACGTACCCACAGCACTGCACGGAGCGGACCGGCCGGCCCTGCGCACCCCCGACGGCACGACCTGGACCTACGGCGAGCTGCAGACCCGCGCAAACCAGATCGCGCACGTCCTGGTCGACGACCTCGGCCTGGTCACCGGCAACCGGGTGCTGCTGCGCTCACCGAACAACCCGTGGACCGTGGCGGCCTGGCTCGGGGTGCTCAAGGCCGGCGGCATCGTGGTGACCACGATGGCGGCGCTGCGGGCGACCGAGCTGACCCCGATCGTCGAGAAGACCCGGCCGGCGATCGCCCTCGTCGACCACCGCTTCGTCGACGACGTCCACGCGGTCAGGGACGCGAGCGCGCCCGGGCTCACCGTGGTCACCTTCGGCGGCGACGCCGACGACGATCTGACCAGACGAGTGCTCACCAAGGCGGCCGACTTCGCCGCCGCCGACACCGCGGCCGACGACGTCGCACTCTTCAGCCCGACCTCGGGCACGACCGGCGTACCCAAGGTCACCACCCACTTCCACCGCGACATCTTGTCGATCGACAACACCTTCGGGCGTACGACGCTGCGGCTCGAGCCGGACGACCTGGTCGCCTGCACGGCTCCGTTCGCGTTCACCTTCGGCCTCGGCATGCTGGTCGTCTTCGCCCTCCGGGCCGGTGCCTGCGCGCTGCTCACCGAGAAGGTGACGCCGGTCGAGCTCGCCGACCTGGTCGCCGAGCACGGCGTCACCGCGCTGGCGACCGCGCCGACGGCCTACAAGCAGATCCTCAAGTCGGGTCGGATCGGACGGCTCGGCGGCCTGCGGGTCGCGGTCACCGCCGGCGAGCACATGCCCCAGGCCACCTGGGAGGAGCTCGAGCGCGAGCTCGGGCTGCGGGTGATCGACGGCATCGGCGCCACCGAGATGCTCCACATCTTCATCTCCGCGGCCGGCGACGACATCCGCCCCGGGGCGACCGGGCGGCCCGTGCCCGGATTCCGAGCCACGATCCTCGACGCCGACGGCAGCGAGGTCGGCCCGGGAGTCGAGGGCCGGCTCGCGGTGATCGGCCCCGTCGGCTGTCGCTACCTCGACGACGAGCGCCAGCGCGGCTACGTCGTCAACGGCTGGAACATCACCGGCGACACCTTCCTCCGCGACGACGACGGCTACTTCTTCTACCGCTCGCGCACCGACAACATGATCGTCTCCTCGGGCTACAACATCGGCGGACCGGAGGTCGAGGAGGCGCTCGGCACCCATCCCGACGTGGTCGAGTCGGGCGTCGTCGGCCGGCCCGATGCCGACCGCGGCGCGGTCGTCTGCGCGTTCGTGGTGCTCCGCGACGGTGTCAGCGGCGACGACGCGAAGGCGGAGGAGCTGCAACAGCACGTCAAGGAGCGGCTGGCTGCCTACAAGCGCCCCCGCGACATCCGCTTCATCCCCGCGCTGCCGCGCAACACCAGCGGAAAGCTGCAGCACTTCAAGCTGCGTCAGATCGTCGAGTCGGAGGGCTCTGCATGAGGATCGGGATCGTGGGGGGCGGTCCCGGCGGGCTCTACTTCGCCACCCTGATGAAGAGCCTCGACCCCGGTCACGAGATCACCCTCTGGGAGCGCAACGCCCCCGACGACACCTTCGGCTTCGGAGTCGTCTTCTCCGACGAGACCCTCGGCAGCATCGAGGGTGCCGACCAGGTCGTGCACGACCGGATGGAGCAACGCTTCGCGCGCTGGACCGACATCGACGTCACCGTCACCGACCGGGAGGGTCGCCGCGACTCGTTCACCGTCGGCGGTCAGGGGTTCGCCGCGATGGGACGCAAGGAGCTGCTGCAGATCCTGCAGCAGCGAGCCGTCGAGCTCGGCGTCACCATCCACTTCCGCACCGAGGCGCCCGACCCGGACGAGCTCCGCGCGGCGTACGACCTGGTGCTGGCCGCCGACGGGGTCCACTCGCGGATCCGCACGAAGTACGCCGACCGGTTCGGCCCCAGCCTGGACCACCGGAAGAACACGTACATCTGGTTCGGCACCGACCTGGTCTTCGAGGCGTTCCAGTTCTTCGTCAAGCAGACGCGGTGGGGCACGATGCAGATCCACGGCTACCCCTACTCCGAGCGCGGTTCGACCTTCATCGTGGAGATGCACGAGGACGTGTGGCGCCGCGCCGGCCTCGACGGTGCCGAGAGCCAGGTCGACCGGATCGCCGAGATCTTCGCCGACGAGCTGCGCGGGCACGCGATCCTGACCAACAGCTCCCGGTGGACCAGCTTCCAGACCGTACGCAACGAGCACTGGCACGACGGCAACGTGGTGCTGCTCGGCGACGCCGCCCACACCGCTCACTTCTCGATCGGGTCGGGCACCAAGCTCGCGATGGAGGACGCCCTCGCCCTCGCCGCCTGCCTCCACGAGCACGCCGGTCTCGACGAGGCGCTCGAGGCCTACCAGAGCGAGCGCAAGCCGGTCGTGGAGTCGACGCAGCGCGCGGCCCAGGCCTCGCTGGAGTGGTTCGAGAACATCGGCATGTACGCCGACCAGGAGCCCGCCCAGTTCGTCTTCAACCTGCTGACCCGGTCGCGCCGGATCACCTTCGCGAACCTCGAGGAGCGCGACGCCGACTTCGCCGCCCGGATGGAGGCGGAGTTCGCCCGCCACCAAGGTGCCGGCGAGGTGCGGCCGGCGATGTTCCAGCCCGTACGCATCGGCGAGCTCGACCTGAAGAACCGGGTCATGCTCTCGCCGATGGACATGTACGCCGCGACCGACGGCGTCCCCGACGAGTTCCACCTCGTGCATCTCGGCTCCAAGGCGCTCGGCGGCGCCGGCCTGGTGATGACCGAGATGACCTGCGTCTCCCCGGAGGGCCGGATCACGCCCGGCTGCCCGGGACTGTGGAACGACGAGCAGCGCGACGCGTGGCGTACGGTCACCGACTTCGTGCATGCCAGGTCCACCGCCAAGATCGGCGTGCAGCTGGGCCACTCCGGCCGCAAGGGCTCGACGAGGCTGATGTGGGAGGGGATGGACGAGCCGCTGACCTCGGGCAACTGGGAGGTCATCGGCCCCTCGCCGCTCCCCTACGGCGACGGCTGCCACGTGCCACGCGAGGCGACGCGCGCCGACCTCGACCAGGTGGTCGCCGACTTCGTCGCGGCCGCGCGGCGCGCCGTCGACGCCGGGTTCGACCTGGTGGAGGTGCACGCGGCCCACGGCTACCTGCTCAGCTCGTTCCTCTCGCCTATCGCCAACCACCGCGACGACGACTACGGCGGCCCCTTGGACAACCGGCTCCGGTTCCCCCTCGAGGTCTTCGACGCCGTACGGGCCGCGGTGCCGTCGCGTATCCCCGTGACCGTGCGGATCTCCGCGACCGACTGGATGCCCGACGGCAACACCGACGACGACGCCGTGGAGATCGCCCGCGCCTTCGTCGGTCACGGAGCGGCCGCCGTCGACGTCTCCTCCGGCCAGGTGAGCAAGGACGAGAAGCCGGACTTCGGTCGCTCCTACCAGACCCCGTTCGCCGACAAGATCCGCCACCTGGTCGCCGAGCCCGCCGGCGCGAAGGTGATCGCGGTGGGCGCGATCTCGTCCTACGACGACGTCAACTCGATCCTGCTCGCCGGCCGTGCCGACCTCTGCGCGCTCGGCCGCACCCATCTCTTCGACCCCAGCTGGACGCTGCACGCCGCGGCCGAGCAGGACTATCACGGCGAGGCGGCCGACTGGCCGGTGTCGTGGGCGGCCGGGCAGCGCAAGCCGCCGACCGCGCGCAGCGACAAGATCCCGCCGCGGCTGCAGCTGCTCAGGGACGGCGCGCCCGAGCAGGTCCACGTGAGATGGGTGCGCGGGGAGCCTAGGGAGAGTCCGGCAGAATGCCGCGGGTGACGAAGGCCGAGCCGACGACCCAGCAGCACCGACGTTCGCGCACCACCGTGGTGACCTTCCTCGGCGCCGTCGTGCGACCGCTCGGTGACTGGATGCCGATCGCCGGCGCTGTCGACCTCCTCGCCCAGGCCGGGCTCGACGCGCCGTCCGTACGCACCGCGGTGCACCGGCTCAAGCGCAACGGCTGGCTCACCTCGGAGTCGCGCGGCGGCATCCGTGGATACGCGCTCACCTCGACGGCCCTGACCACGCTCGCCGCGGGCGACGAGGTCATCTGGCACGCCCGCAAGCCCGCCGACCTCGCCGATGGCTGGTGCATCGTGAACTTCGGCGTGCCCGAGGCGATGCGCGCCAAGCGGCACCAGCTGCGGGCACACCTCTCCCACCTGGGCTTCGGCAACGTCGGCACCGCCCTGTGGATCGCCCCCGCGCGGATGCGCGAGGCGGCCGAGCGGGCGGTGACCGAGCTCGGGCTCGAGTCGTACGCCGCGATCTTCGTCGGCGGCTACCACGGCACCCAGGACCTCACCGAGCTCGTCTACAGCAGCTGGGACCTCGCCGCGATCGACCAGAGCTATCGCGACTTCATCGCCGCCCACAGCGACCTCGCCGACCGGCTGGAGAGCGAGGCGCCCTCCGGCCGGCACGCCTTCACCACCTATCTCGACATCGTCGGCCGGTGGCGCAAGCTGCCGTTCCGCGACCCCGGCCTGCCCCACGAGGTGCTCGCCCCGGGCTGGAGCGCGCCCGCCGCGGCAGCGCTCTTCGAGCGGCTGGTCGCGGCGCTGGAGAAGCCGGCGCTCACGCACGCGAACGCGCACTGGCCGGCCGGCTGAGCGCCGGCGGCGTACGTCGCTCCATCCTCGTTTCCGGCCTCGCTCTCAGCGCCGTTTCAGAGGGCAGAACCGTCCGCAGGAGGCGGCGCCGGACTGTCTACGATGCGACCATGAACACAGTGCGACAGGTCAGCGCGTTCGTCGGGCGATGGTTCGCCCTGATCGTGCTCGCCGCCGGTGCGATCGCGCTGGCCACGCCGAGCACCTTCGACGGCTGGGCCGGGGCCGTGCCGGTGCTCCTGCAGATCATCATGCTCGGGATGGGCATGACGCTGCGGCCCGTCGACTTCGCGATCATCGGCCGGCGGCCGTGGGCCCTGCTGCTGGGCGTCGCGACCCAGTTCACGGTGATGCCGCTGCTCGGCTGGGGCATCGCGCACGCGCTCGATCTCTCCCCGGTGCTCACCGCGGGCATGATCCTGGTGGGCTGCGCGCCGGGCGGCACCGCGTCGAACGTGATGGTGTTCCTCGCCCGCGGAGACACGGCGCTCTCGGTGGCGATGACGTCGGTCTCGACGCTGCTCGCGCCCCTGCTGACGCCCCTGCTCGTGCTGCTGCTGGTCGGTGAGGACCTGCCCGTCTCGGCCAGCGACCTGTTCGTCTCGATCGTGAAGATCGTGCTCGTGCCGGTGCTGATCGGGCTCGTGCTCCGGCTGCTCCTGCCGAAGCTCGTCGAACGGGTCGTCGACGTGCTGCCGCTGGTCTCGGTCGTGGGCATCACCGCGGTCGTGCTGGCCGTCGTGGCCGGCAGCGCCTCCACGCTGGTCTCGGTCGGCCTGCTCGTCGTGCTCGCCGTGGTGCTCCACAACGTCGCCGGCCTCACGCTCGGATACGCGGTCGGGCGCGTGTGCGGCATGCCGGTCACGAGCCGGCGCGCGATCAGCATCGAGGTCGGCATGCAGAACTCCGGGCTGGCCG
The sequence above is drawn from the Nocardioides albertanoniae genome and encodes:
- a CDS encoding acyl-CoA thioesterase — its product is MTTTATQETSAIFTDAVTLEVCEPELFDLAFAATTQPCPWPKAYGGDMVAQALVAASRSVTDGKSMHSMHSYFMRPVDIGAEVRYEVEVLRDGRGYSTRQVRGFQNGKPVYVCLASFAAGAPGGSFQATMPPDIPGPETLPTSADYLADRSGGTMTETSKAYWSGGRSFDMRHLPGPVYLSVEGERAPHQALWVKPYDPLRPVAGLTDEQRDTAALAYVCDYTILEPALRVLGLAWADEGLVTASLDHAMWFHRPVTMGDWLLYAQDAVSVEHGRGTAVGRFFTTDGVLVATVVQEGMIREGASA
- a CDS encoding AMP-binding protein, whose product is MITSGATGYTDTFARDHLPPADQWPTLEFTTPLLDYPDRLNAATELIDVPTALHGADRPALRTPDGTTWTYGELQTRANQIAHVLVDDLGLVTGNRVLLRSPNNPWTVAAWLGVLKAGGIVVTTMAALRATELTPIVEKTRPAIALVDHRFVDDVHAVRDASAPGLTVVTFGGDADDDLTRRVLTKAADFAAADTAADDVALFSPTSGTTGVPKVTTHFHRDILSIDNTFGRTTLRLEPDDLVACTAPFAFTFGLGMLVVFALRAGACALLTEKVTPVELADLVAEHGVTALATAPTAYKQILKSGRIGRLGGLRVAVTAGEHMPQATWEELERELGLRVIDGIGATEMLHIFISAAGDDIRPGATGRPVPGFRATILDADGSEVGPGVEGRLAVIGPVGCRYLDDERQRGYVVNGWNITGDTFLRDDDGYFFYRSRTDNMIVSSGYNIGGPEVEEALGTHPDVVESGVVGRPDADRGAVVCAFVVLRDGVSGDDAKAEELQQHVKERLAAYKRPRDIRFIPALPRNTSGKLQHFKLRQIVESEGSA
- a CDS encoding bifunctional salicylyl-CoA 5-hydroxylase/oxidoreductase; the encoded protein is MGGGPGGLYFATLMKSLDPGHEITLWERNAPDDTFGFGVVFSDETLGSIEGADQVVHDRMEQRFARWTDIDVTVTDREGRRDSFTVGGQGFAAMGRKELLQILQQRAVELGVTIHFRTEAPDPDELRAAYDLVLAADGVHSRIRTKYADRFGPSLDHRKNTYIWFGTDLVFEAFQFFVKQTRWGTMQIHGYPYSERGSTFIVEMHEDVWRRAGLDGAESQVDRIAEIFADELRGHAILTNSSRWTSFQTVRNEHWHDGNVVLLGDAAHTAHFSIGSGTKLAMEDALALAACLHEHAGLDEALEAYQSERKPVVESTQRAAQASLEWFENIGMYADQEPAQFVFNLLTRSRRITFANLEERDADFAARMEAEFARHQGAGEVRPAMFQPVRIGELDLKNRVMLSPMDMYAATDGVPDEFHLVHLGSKALGGAGLVMTEMTCVSPEGRITPGCPGLWNDEQRDAWRTVTDFVHARSTAKIGVQLGHSGRKGSTRLMWEGMDEPLTSGNWEVIGPSPLPYGDGCHVPREATRADLDQVVADFVAAARRAVDAGFDLVEVHAAHGYLLSSFLSPIANHRDDDYGGPLDNRLRFPLEVFDAVRAAVPSRIPVTVRISATDWMPDGNTDDDAVEIARAFVGHGAAAVDVSSGQVSKDEKPDFGRSYQTPFADKIRHLVAEPAGAKVIAVGAISSYDDVNSILLAGRADLCALGRTHLFDPSWTLHAAAEQDYHGEAADWPVSWAAGQRKPPTARSDKIPPRLQLLRDGAPEQVHVRWVRGEPRESPAECRG
- a CDS encoding PaaX family transcriptional regulator, with protein sequence MTKAEPTTQQHRRSRTTVVTFLGAVVRPLGDWMPIAGAVDLLAQAGLDAPSVRTAVHRLKRNGWLTSESRGGIRGYALTSTALTTLAAGDEVIWHARKPADLADGWCIVNFGVPEAMRAKRHQLRAHLSHLGFGNVGTALWIAPARMREAAERAVTELGLESYAAIFVGGYHGTQDLTELVYSSWDLAAIDQSYRDFIAAHSDLADRLESEAPSGRHAFTTYLDIVGRWRKLPFRDPGLPHEVLAPGWSAPAAAALFERLVAALEKPALTHANAHWPAG
- a CDS encoding bile acid:sodium symporter family protein; the encoded protein is MNTVRQVSAFVGRWFALIVLAAGAIALATPSTFDGWAGAVPVLLQIIMLGMGMTLRPVDFAIIGRRPWALLLGVATQFTVMPLLGWGIAHALDLSPVLTAGMILVGCAPGGTASNVMVFLARGDTALSVAMTSVSTLLAPLLTPLLVLLLVGEDLPVSASDLFVSIVKIVLVPVLIGLVLRLLLPKLVERVVDVLPLVSVVGITAVVLAVVAGSASTLVSVGLLVVLAVVLHNVAGLTLGYAVGRVCGMPVTSRRAISIEVGMQNSGLAAALATVHFAPAAALPAAIFSVWHNVSGSTLASYWSRRPVESEAVATAASDDAPSDDRRR